Genomic window (Vigna radiata var. radiata cultivar VC1973A chromosome 1, Vradiata_ver6, whole genome shotgun sequence):
GTTTAGTCCCAAAAGTTGCAGAATTGATGCAGTCCATGACAGTTTCTGTTTATGCAATTCAATGTCTCAATGTGACATTATAACAAATTAGTTCTGCCTTCACTGACCAAATTTCAGAACCAAATTTGTCATGATATTAGATAAATTTGAGGAACAAGTTCAATGAGATGGAGGAGTAATTTGTACTTAACTAATTAGTGGATTGAATTATATACATGGTTTCAATGACAAAATCAATACAATCACTATATTATTTCTTGTTTGAATTTCAGAAACATTCAAGTTAAATGTACAACAAGGCAAGACCTATTTTCTGCGCATTGTGAATGCTGCAATGAATCTCAATCTGTTTTTCTCTGTTTCAAAGCACAATCTCACAGTTGTTGGTGCTGATAGTGGCTACACTAAGCCACTGACAAGAGACTACATAGTCATAACTCCAGGGCAAACAGTGGATGCACTATTGCATGCAAACCAAAAACCTAGTGACTACTACATGGCTGCAAGGGCATATTCAAGTGGATCAGTTCCCTTTAACAATGCCACAACCACAGCTAGAATACACTACATGGAGAATCAGGCTTCAACAAAATCTCCCCCATTACCTTATTTTCCTGACTATAATGACACAAAAGCAGCTTTTGACTACTATGTTAGCCTCAAGGGCTTAACCGAAACATACCCTTATCAAGTCCCTAAAGATATCACCACTCATATTCTAACCACCCTTTCAATTAACACACTTCCATGCCTTGAAGACCAAATCTGTGCAGGACCAAATGGAACACGTTTAGCCTCTAGCATGAACAACATAAGCTTCAATACCCCCAGATTTGACATCCTAGAAGCTTATTACTATCACATCAATGGGGTGTATCATAGGGGGTTTCCCAGATTTCCACCATTGGAGTTTGACTATACTGCAGAGTATTTGCCTCTGGTCCTTCAGACACCAAAGAAAGGAACCAAGGTTGCAGTTATTAAATATGGTTCAACAGTAGAACTTGTTTTTCAAGGGACAAACATGGTTACTGGGATAGACCATCCAATTCATGTCCATGGGTTTAATCTCTTTGCTGTTGGATTTGGGTTTGGGAATTTTGACAAAGAGAAGGACCCCATGACCTACAATCTCATTGATCCTGCTCTTGTCAATACAGTACTAGTGCCTAACAATGGTTGGGCCTCCGTAAGGTTCCATGCTCTTAACCCAGGTATGTTGCACTGgaaaattcttctttttcttaaatgcCATTTTTTATGTATATCATCAATGTATGCATTTATTTTTAGTCAATAACAGTAATGCATTTGTTGAAAGAGTGAGATTATACTTGgatgaaattgttttaataaatgacATATGGTTATCGACATGAATGAAAGACCTTAAAGTAGGTGAGATTGTTAGTGAGAATATTTGAGTGTGATgttttatgttcatatatatatataattgtatccTGAATTGTAGGGGTGTGGTTTGTGCATTGCCATCTAGAAAGACACCTCTCATGGGGCATGGAAACTGTGTTTATTGTGACCAATGGAGAAGGTGATGCTACATTACTACCTCCACCTCCAGATATGCCACTCTGTTGAAGAACATTCcttggtagaaaaaaaaaaacatgtaatgaACATTGCCACATGCTGGCATGCTTGTTTTAACTCATGATTTGGCTAGTGTGCTTCCAAAGTTAGTTGAATAAAGTTTTGCATGTGTTGGGTTTTTATTGCAAGAAAAAAGTTGCATGCACAACTCTATTCTCTTTTAAGAATCAGGGGAGAAAtaaagtgaagaaaaatgtaTATGTTATAGATTATATAGttgaaataagagagaaaaatatataatgttaatcCATGGTATGCTTTTAACATAAAGGTGTTTCGTATGTGATTAATGTTattctaatttcatttttttttaaagtagtgttttcttgtttttttttcatcaacttATCACTTATGTCTATTTTAACTGTATGGTATTTTTAAGgtattttttaatatcacataatgattttgttgataattaGGGAAAACTCAATTGCTAAATTTTAGCGAAGTCTTTTCTTCTCaccatttaagttttttttttaattattagtaaatcacatttgctttattttgctTTAGAAAATTAAAGGTTTAAATCCTTGGACCGTCTTCATATTTGTTGAAAATCTCAAGTAGGTTCTTGTTTTTCGAACTGATTTAATTGGgtccatatatttataaatttgagcCAATTAAGTCTTTTCCATTAAGTTTTCACATACGGGTTAAACTGTGATGACATGTTTATGTTGATGTGCATTGGTTGattatgtgaaatttttatttaaattaaaggattatgacattgcaaaattgaaatagtttatactaaaataatagaTTAGGGATTGAAAAGGGTCATAGAAATAGTgaattgaaaaggaaattaGGGATTTGGAATTCGAAGACTATTAACCACTGGGCGTTCTTCATCGAGTCAGACCATGGGCCTCGCCGCCAGCCGCTAGCCACCAGCGAATCTCTCTGCACCACCACCATATCTTTTTCTCCTTTAATCCCTTTCTTCGTTTATACATACATATTCACCTCATTCCAATACGCACAAAGTTCGAAAAATGAGGATCCACTTAAGATTCCTCAACAAATATGAGGATGACCtaagggtttaaaccaaaattaaaagaagtaaaCTAGAGGTTTCAAAATGGCTAACCTGGTCTGacccaacccaacccaccacggattggccacttagtgagccaacccaacccgtctcatttattaacgagccaaaaaaatttgaacccgacccgacccaccacgggttggtgggttaaacgggttggctcattagctcacttaactttttttcaccctcttcttctgagattcttataacatgttactttgatcgatcaaattgaataataataattggaccaattgatataaaagaaaatgaaacaaaataactatattgttatatattataagctATCAAGCATAAACTTTTGCCAATTTAGTTTAATGAGACATACACCATCGTTTGAGCAAGAAACTACTTATAgccattaacaaaaatatatagcaGATGAGAACTTTTGGATAGACAACAGCATAGCGTAGCACAAAAAGCTCTATTGTGAAGTAAAGGTTATgcgttttgaataattaatttaattaatttgatttcaataaaaaaaaagatttgaataattaatttaattaatttgatttcaataaaaaaaaagatttgaataattaatttgatttcaataaaaaataggtgagttggtgagccaacccggctTACCACGGGTTTAACCCAAGTGAGTTGGGTTCTTAGCGAGCCAGATCAAAATTGGCTcgcatcaaaattttcacatcTTTTTCCAACCCAACCCGGTTCAAACCTGTGGTGAACCGGGATGGCTCACGGATTTCaatccattttgacaacactaaagTAAACTACACTATCTTCaccagaatatatatatatatatatatatatatatatatatatatatatatatatatatatatatatatatatatatgttctttCT
Coding sequences:
- the LOC106758810 gene encoding laccase-15-like; this encodes MWLSRKIIFLQTLLCFFLVEINCKRLTEYKFVVKEAPYTRLCSKKPILTVNGQFPGPTITAYYGETIYVNVHNEGNSNITLHWHGVQQPRNPWSDGPEYITQCPIKPGGKFRQKLIFSYEEGTLWWHAHSDWERATVHGPIFIYPRKGESYPFPTPDAEVAIVLGEWWKSQVKDVYEEFIRTGETSNISDAITINGQPGDFFPCSKSETFKLNVQQGKTYFLRIVNAAMNLNLFFSVSKHNLTVVGADSGYTKPLTRDYIVITPGQTVDALLHANQKPSDYYMAARAYSSGSVPFNNATTTARIHYMENQASTKSPPLPYFPDYNDTKAAFDYYVSLKGLTETYPYQVPKDITTHILTTLSINTLPCLEDQICAGPNGTRLASSMNNISFNTPRFDILEAYYYHINGVYHRGFPRFPPLEFDYTAEYLPLVLQTPKKGTKVAVIKYGSTVELVFQGTNMVTGIDHPIHVHGFNLFAVGFGFGNFDKEKDPMTYNLIDPALVNTVLVPNNGWASVRFHALNPGVWFVHCHLERHLSWGMETVFIVTNGEGDATLLPPPPDMPLC